Proteins found in one Pararge aegeria chromosome 12, ilParAegt1.1, whole genome shotgun sequence genomic segment:
- the LOC120627925 gene encoding protein ANTAGONIST OF LIKE HETEROCHROMATIN PROTEIN 1-like, whose product MINVRRICVAYILYKRRNKKTRVHVDPFLENRLLAGAFVTRFGKLQNNERKFKNYFRMSIRSFDELLCKIENKLQKSSLRRITIQPIERLAITLRYLATGNTFTDLHYSYVIGIATISEIVRQVCYIIWIELKSECIPQINGIKWKEIAEGFLTYTNFPNCLGAIDGKHIRVIRPPHSGSLYFNYKKYYSVVLLAMCDADYNFTYINVGTSGSNADSTIFRRSQLYTKLESNTLGIPDPQELPIICPEVAYPSSVRAKLPFVIVGDEAFGLSSHVMRPYARDNLPYKKKIFNYRLSRARRYIECTFGIMSNKFRIFHRSMNVKLDLAQLIVKTACVLHNFIRKRDGYKVSHTFVTNGFTGPLPRQQTESSNTSASNIRDIFADYFINEGKVSWQHRYIIN is encoded by the exons ATGATCAATGTCAGAAGAATATGTGTCGCTTACATACTTTACAAACGACGAAACAAGAAGACAAGAGTACATGTTGATCCCTTTCTTGAAAATAGGCTTCTTGCTGGGGCGTTTGTTACACGCTTTGgaaaactacaaaataatgaacgtaaatttaaaaattactttcgaATGTCCATTCGTTCTTTTGATGAACTGTTGTGTAAAATTGAGAATAAGCTACAAAAAAGCAGTTTACGAAGGATTACAATACAACCGATTGAGAGGCTCGCTATTACATTaag ataTTTGGCAACTGGTAATACATTCACTGATCTACACTATTCCTATGTGATTGGAATTGCAACAATTAGCGAAATAGTAAGACAAGTTTGTTACATAATATGGATTGAACTAAAGTCTGAATGTATTCCACAGATTAATGGGATCAAATGGAAAGAAATCGCAGAGGGATTTCTCACATATACAAATTTTCCTAATTGCTTGGGTGCAATTGATGGAAAACATATAAGAGTGATTCGGCCGCCGCACAGTGGatcactatattttaattataagaaatattattctgTAGTGCTCCTCGCAATGTGTGATGctgattataattttacatatattaatGTCGGTACCAGTGGAAGCAACGCCGATTCAACCATCTTTAGAAGGAGTCAATTGTATACGAAACTGGAAAGTAACACGTTGGGTATCCCTGACCCGCAAGAGTTGCCTATTATTTGCCCCGAAGTAGCTTATCCATCTAGTGTAAGAGCAAAGTTGCCGTTCGTGATAGTGGGAGACGAGGCATTTGGTTTATCATCACATGTGATGCGGCCTTATGCTCGTGATAATTTAccttacaaaaagaaaatatttaattaccgtCTGTCCAGAGCTAGAAGGTACATAGAATGCACTTTTGGAATTATgtcaaataaatttagaatatttCACAGATCCATGAATGTCAAGTTAGATCTAGCACAATTAATAGTCAAGACGGCATGTGTACTTCacaatttcataaggaaacggGATGGCTACAAGGTCAGCCATACATTTGTCACAAATGGTTTTACGGGACCACTACCCAGGCAGCAGACTGAAAGTAGTAATACGTCGGCAAGTAATATCAGAGATATATTTGCAGATTACTTTATCAATGAAGGAAAAGTCTCCTGGCAACAccgatatataattaattaa
- the LOC120627926 gene encoding uncharacterized protein LOC120627926 yields MKIDTERVIIEVHLRPVLWDKRNELYKNRDAREAAWRDILKELAPNYENLSEEERKEADKKIQQRWRTARDTYQKDKISEKNQPSGSGSKKKKKKYSYYDILTFLDSTTETAGEESLCEEMSEQSNLETPNESTQPDTSRQESSHPTSKQKQVKSKKQAPSEFEAQLLECLKSNQLELESEDLAFFQSLQPSLKRFTRYQKLMFRTKVLNIVMEMESQTQPAYYSPIPTTSSSGFTELDSLSPINQDYQTNSIIQDTSSLNDNAISSAAVNDNETLISTESGLFNITSYDVIYTPATTSSTGESNVNAQDTNLQRNE; encoded by the exons ATGAAAATCGATACAGAACGAGTAATCATTGAAGTTCATCTGCGGCCCGTTTTGTGGGATAAACGCAATGAATTATACAAAAACAGGGACGCGAGGGAGGCTGCATGGAGAGATATTTTGAAGGAATTGGCACCTAACTACGAAAATTTGAGCGAAGAGGAAAGAAAAGAGGCGG ACAAGAAAATACAACAACGCTGGCGAACAGCAAGGGACACTTACCAGAAAGACAAGATATCTGAAAAAAATCAGCCATCCGGCTCTGGgagtaagaagaagaagaagaaatattcTTACTATGACATTTTGACTTTCTTAGACAGTACAACGGAAACTGCTGGAGAAGAGTCACTCTGTGAAGAAATGTCTGAACAAAGTAATTTAGAAACACCTAATGAGTCCACGCAACCAGATACTTCACGTCAAGAAAGTTCTCACCCaacatcaaaacaaaaacaagtaaAATCTAAAAAGCAAGCACCATCTGAATTTGAGGCACAGTTATTAGAATGCTTAAAGTCTAATCAACTGGAGCTAGAAAGTGAGGATTTGGCTTTCTTTCAGTCTCTGCAGCCTTCATTAAAAAGATTCACTAGATATCAAAAACTAATGTTCAGAACAAAAGTGTTAAATATAGTTATGGAAATGGAAAGTCAAACACAACCTGCATACTACAGTCCCATACCTACAACAAGTTCTAGTGGTTTTACTGAGCTTGACAGTTTGTCACCGATAAATCAAGATTACCAAACCAATAGTATAATCCAGGATACTTCGAGTCTTAACGACAATGCTATTAGTTCTGCTGCAGTGAATGACAATGAAACTCTTATTTCGACTGAAAGCGGCCTGTTTAATATCACGTCTTATGACGTAATTTATACCCCAGCAACAACATCATCTACAGGCGAAAGTAATGTCAACGCTCaggatacaaatttacaaagaaatgaatga